The proteins below are encoded in one region of Salmo salar chromosome ssa02, Ssal_v3.1, whole genome shotgun sequence:
- the LOC106597954 gene encoding ataxin-1 yields MKSNQERRHGCLPPKKREILALEQKPVVVTAAAEILALEQRPVVVPAAAAASADTTLHTENLAWLANVASERCRSTETPSPRFHVSSSSSSSPSPSATSLSTIPLSSLSTVYPTGVGLSQQGGTIQYAQLAPNLQFISSGPYTGYISSQIIQSPATSVATSTGQQRHHLDGHCYTAALISQATKVCDHQNQLQIGLPSDLAVSVGGSTVSLPTSTHFTSTHQYIQLDSSSPLSVPSPTQVHLQPLQLHTHPGVGLLPHTLTLAPSQVLVQYADGLGVNKAEGGHTKVVQLNGELERSFGKQSCAGIKGTSYSNQNNQQVHHGYEARHILIPADYTTQDSTGLQTSLVLVANAQPHPHPHPTRGAEQDKVQVHPSLIHSEGGGICLGKPVSRTSSFTSLNSSEALKVSSAPHTVIQTTHHSDQHVHSLYSTTQAPIIGYIARTGNQHGVSYATLPQHLVIPDGQSLQSLLIPVNGVGDVTTTTDLEAACSVTARTASTTASTTVSQLAPATVSLPRHTYLTASPSPAPALAPAPVQASPSVSSSLSSSPALAPAPVQASPSLSSSLSSSPALAPAPVQASPSLSSSLSSSPALAPAPVQASPSLSSSLSSSPALAPAPVQASPSLSSSLSSSLSSSPALAPAPVQASPSPSSSPTTLPPFFMRGSIIQLADGELKRVEDLKTEDFIQSAEISSELKIDSSTVERIDTGQTPNAVIIQFGVGEHKAQVCVEVLLEYPFFVFGQGWSSCCPDRTTQLLELSCAKLCVGDVCVSLTLRSLRGGGGSVSGRNHSSQGHEVKLRHSHNTGDITQGSNRQGNSQGNSQSNGQSIDQINSPINSQSNGQSDGQSDGQSDGQSDGQSDGQSDGQSDGQRDGQSDGQSDGQSDGQSDGQSDGQSMDKDFRNSLNAAGSNSVFLVQVGKTDRLNKEDRCVPCCVDQVTESGLRPGSGPGVYGTGVGPRSTSNLQAVSGNGEMRDRENVEIIGRDNGEMREREQNSHMPPPPLKTEVGEADKEKPWGRKRRWSAPERDQTERADEEPPLTLPKPSFITQQVKLSIEGRSNVSR; encoded by the exons ATGAAATCCAACCaggagaggaggcatggctgTCTACCTCCAAAGAAGCGTGAGATCCTAGCCCTGGAGCAGAAGCCTGTGGTGGTAACAGCAGCAGCTGAGATCCTGGCTCTGGAGCAGAGGCCTGTGGTGGTACCAGCAGCAGCTGCAGCCTCAGCAGACACTACCTTACACACAGAGAACCTGGCTTGGCTGGCTAATGTAGCCAGCGAACGCTGCAGATCCACAGAAACTCCCAGCCCCAGGTTTCATGTCTCATcgtcctcctcttcatccccctcCCCTTCTGCTACCTCTCTGTCTAcgatccccctgtcctctctctccactgtctacCCCACTGGGGTGGGGCTCAGCCAACAGGGCGGGACAATCCAGTACGCCCAGCTGGCCCCTAACCTCCAGTTCATTAGCTCGGGGCCGTACACTGgctacatctcctctcagatcaTCCAGTCCCCTGCCACCAGTGTAGCCACCTCCACAGGGCAACAGCGCCACCATCTGGATGGCCACTGCTACACCGCCGCCCTCATCTCCCAGGCCACCAAG GTTTGTGACCATCAGAACCAGCTCCAGATAGGGCTGCCGTCTGACCTGGCTGTGTCCGTTGGAGGGTCTACCGTCTCCCTGCCGACCTCCACCCACTTCACCAGTACCCACCAGTACATCCAGCTGGACAGCAGCAGCCCTCTGAGCGTCCCCTCCCCTACCCAGGTCCACCTCCAGCCTCTCCAGCTCCACACCCACCCTGGGGTGGGCCTCCTCCCCCACACCCTCACCCTCGCCCCCTCCCAGGTGCTGGTCCAGTATGCGGATGGGTTAGGGGTCAACAAAGCTGAGGGCGGACACACCAAG GTGGTGCAGCTGAATGGAGAGCTGGAGAGGAGTTTCGGTAAACAGAGCTGTGCTGGCATCAAAGGAACCTCCTACTCTAACCAGAACAATCAGCAGGTTCACCATGGATATGAAGCTCGACACATCCTCATTCCCGCAGACTACACTACCCAGGATTCCACAGGACTACAAACCTCCCTGGTGCTGGTAGCAAATGCCcagccccacccccacccccaccctacCAGAGGTGCTGAGCAGGACAAGGTCCAGGTCCACCCATCACTAATACACAGTGAGGGAGGAGGTATCTGTCTAGGGAAACCTGTCTCTAGAACCTCCTCTTTCACCTCACTCAATTCCTCCGAGGCTCTGAAGGTCTCTTCTGCCCCTCACACGGTTATCCAGACCACCCACCACTCTGACCAGCATGTACACAGCCTGTACTCCACCACCCAGGCACCAATCATTGGCTACATCGCCAGGACAGGTAACCAGCATGGCGTCAGCTACGCCACCCTGCCGCAGCACCTGGTCATCCCGGacggccagtccctccagtctctcctgataccCGTTAACGGAGTCGGTGACGTTACCACCACTACGGACCTTGAGGCTGCCTGCTCGGTGACCGCCAGGACAGCCAGCACCACCGCCAGCACCACCGTCTCTCAGCTGGCTCCAGCGACCGTATCCCTCCCCCGCCACACCTACCTCACCGCGTCCCCCTCCCCTGCCCCAGCCCTAGCTCCCGCCCCTGTCCaggcctccccctctgtctcctcttccctttcctcctctccagcCCTAGCTCCCGCCCCTGTCCaggcctccccctctctctcctcttccctctcctcctctccagccctAGCTCCGGCCCCTGTCCaggcctccccctctctctcctcttccctctcctcctctccagccctAGCTCCGGCCCCTGTCCaggcctccccctctctctcctcttccctctcctcctctccagctctAGCTCCCGCCCCTGTCCAggcctccccgtctctctcctcttccctctcctcttccctctcctcctctccagccctAGCTCCGGCCCCTGTCCaggcctccccctctccctcctcctctccaaccacGCTCCCACCGTTCTTCATGCGTGGCTCCATCATCCAGCTGGCGGATGGGGAGCTGAAGCGAGTGGAGGACCTGAAGACGGAGGACTTTATCCAGAGTGCTGAGATCAGCAGTGAGCTGAAGATTGACTCCAGCACTGTGGAACGCATCGACACAGGCCAGACACCCAACGCTGTCATCATACAGTTCGGTGTCGGGGAACACAAAGCACAG gtgtgtgtggaggtgctgTTAGAGTACCCGTTCTTTGTGTTCGGCCAGGGCTGGTCGTCCTGCTGCCCTGACCGGACCACTCAGCTGTTGGAGCTGAGCTGTGCCAAGCTGTGTGTTGGGGACGTGTGTGTCTCCCTGACCCTCAGGAGCCTGAGGGGTGGCGGCGGCTCTGTATCTGGGAGGAACCACAGCAGCCAGGGTCACGAGGTCAAGCTGAGGCACAGCCACAACACTGGGGACATCACACAGGGGTCTAACCGCCAGGGGAACAGTCAGGGGAATAGCCAGAGTAATGGTCAGAGTATTGATCAAATCAACAGTCCAATAAATAGTCAGAGCAACGGTCAGAGCGACGGTCAGAGCGACGGTCAGAGCGACGGTCAGAGCGACGGTCAGAGCGACGGTCAGAGCGACGGTCAGAGCGACGGTCAGAGAGACGGTCAGAGCGACGGTCAGAGCGACGGTCAGAGCGACGGTCAGAGCGACGGTCAGAGCGACGGTCAGAGTATGGACAAGGACTTTAGGAACAGTTTGAATGCTGCAGGCAGCAACAGTGTCTTCCTGGTGCAGGTGGGCAAAACAGACAGGTTGAATAAGGAGGACAGGTGCGTTCCCTGCTGTGTGGACCAGGTGACAGAATCTGGACTGAGACCCGGATCTGGACCAGGGGTCTACGGAACTGGAGTTGGACCCAGGAGTACCTCGAACCTGCAGGCTGTCTCAGgcaatggagagatgagagacagagaaaatgtAGAGATAATAGGGAGAGACAATGGAGAAatgcgagagagagaacagaatagCCACATGCCCCCTCCGCCCCTCAAGACAGAAGTGGGTGAGGcagacaaagaaaaaccctggggTCGTAAGAGGAGGTGGTCTGCtccagagagagatcagacagagcGGGCGGACGAGGAACCCCCTTTGACTCTGCCAAAACCCTCTTTTATAACTCAGCAGGTCAAACTCTCCATCGAGGGAAGGTCAAATGTTAGTCGTTGA